From one Sphaeramia orbicularis chromosome 9, fSphaOr1.1, whole genome shotgun sequence genomic stretch:
- the hnf1a gene encoding hepatocyte nuclear factor 1-alpha — translation MEGEERARVTKARPCRLTALQEQLIWALLGSGLSRDILVQAMGELERDRAGAERAERGDGESSEEGEMDFPPPIFRDLEKLPPEEAAKLRAEVDQLLQEDPWHVAKMVKSYMQQHNLPQREVVESTGLNQSHLSQHLNKGTPMKNQKRAALYTWYVKRQCEISQQFTNAKHGLTSVDDQGEETRKGRRNRFKWGPASLQILFHAYERQKNPSKEEREGLVEECNRAECLQRGVSPSQLAGLGSNLVTEVRVYNWFANRRKEEAFRHKLALDTPFTTQPGSSSNPTLPPSPEHARSSGGERVGRLASPIQLEPSHTLLETHNPKLVSSGGTLPPVSTLTSLHSLSASSASSQGLIMASLPSVMSLGESSLLIGLASTQPQTVPVINNVGASFTTLQPISFQQQLHASPQQQLSQQIQSHMGASPFMATMAQLPCHMYNKSDSPQYPSSSLLSQTMVITDSSSLGTLTSLATVRQILTVDPEEENEPRLEEDSLHLQPHTPVPASSESLELYPSTQTTESHQSHLLSPSPTDISSYIPTQMVSTAQ, via the exons atggagggagaggagagggcCAGGGTGACCAAGGCGAGGCCGTGCCGTCTGACCGCCCTTCAGGAGCAGCTGATCTGGGCCCTGCTGGGATCTGGACTTTCCCGGGACATCCTGGTCCAAGCCATGGGGGAACTGGAACGAGACAGGGCTGGCGCTGAGAGGGCAGAGAGGGGGGATGGAGAGAGCTCCGAGGAGGGAGAGATGGATTTCCCACCGCCTATATTCCGAGATCTGGAGAAGCTTCCCCCAGAGGAAGCAGCCAAACTGAGGGCTGAAGTCGACCAGCTCCTGCA AGAGGACCCATGGCACGTTGCAAAAATGGTAAAAAGCTACATGCAGCAGCACAACCTCCCTCAGAGAGAAGTGGTGGAGTCAACAGGACTCAACCAGTCCCATCTATCGCAGCACCTCAACAAAGGCACGCCTATGAAGAACCAGAAGAGGGCTGCTCTGTACACCTGGTATGTCAAGAGGCAGTGCGAGATTAGCCAAC AATTTACTAATGCCAAACATGGTCTCACATCTGTGGATGACCAAGGGGAGGAAACCAGGAAAGGACGCAGGAACAGGTTCAAATGGGGTCCAGCATCCCTGCAGATCCTCTTCCACGCCTACGAACGACAGAAGAACCCCAGCAAAGAAGAGAGGGAGGGATTAGTGGAGGAGTGTAACAG GGCTGAATGTCTCCAGAGGGGGGTGTCTCCTTCACAGCTTGCAGGCCTGGGCTCTAACCTGGTTACAGAGGTGCGAGTGTACAATTGGTTCGCCAACCGCCGCAAAGAGGAGGCTTTCCGACATAAACTGGCTCTCGACACACCTTTCACGACCCAACCAGGCTCCTCTTCCAACCCTACTCTCCCACCAAGTCCTGAGCACG CCAGAAGCAGCGGAGGGGAAAGAGTAGGACGCCTGGCAAGTCCCATCCAACTGGAGCCCAGCCACACACTCCTCGAGACCCATAATCCCAAGCTG GTGTCCAGCGGTGGCACACTGCCTCCAGTAAGCACTCTGACCTCGCTACATAGCCTCTCTGCCTCCTCTGCATCCTCCCAGGGGCTCATCATGGCCTCCCTGCCCAGTGTGATGAGTCTGGGAGAGTCTTCACTTCTCATCG GTTTAGCTTCCACACAACCCCAGACTGTACCTGTTATAAACAATGTCGGGGCCAGTTTCACCACTCTCCAGCCAATCTCATTCCAGCAGCAGCTTCACGCCTCTCCACAACAGCAGCTATCACAGCAGATCCAGAGCCACATGGGAGCCAGTCCATTCATGGCAACTATGGCACAGCTGCCATGTCACA TGTACAACAAATCGGACTCACCTCAGTACCCCTCATCCAGTCTGCTGTCTCAGACCATGGTGATCACTGACAGCAGCAGCCTGGGGACGCTGACCAGCCTCGCCACtgtcagacag ATACTTACAGTAGATCCAGAGGAAGAGAATGAACCTCGATTAGAAGAAGACTCTCTCCATCTGCAGCCTCACACACCTGTACCAG CTTCTTCTGAGAGCCTAGAGCTGTATCCGTCCACTCAGACAACAGAGAGTCATCAGTCCCACCTCCTCTCGCCCTCACCGACAGACATCAGCTCTTACATTCCCACACAAATGGTCTCTACTGCACAGTAA
- the c9h12orf43 gene encoding protein CUSTOS isoform X1 yields MAAPARKTVADSEDSSSSDDEELRRCREAVWEAQPLKTKDAGSDVKQSKRIVVAEHEHDGNELQVTRGFQTHVAKKLDHLLDSLISEKQPETSTCVELAKCGDDDEGFRLFSTSVPGQAAEEPPAPVRRRPIPSSSDSDSDMETRLKEAAVSIKDLLPAFLLPATESKEEIPSTEKRKKKKKKKKVEEGEENHIVKKKKKLNQEVTEKVDSESAHNGQNSGDHNDSDNAQTQVKVKKKKKKRKSTEANTEGEVVS; encoded by the exons ATGGCGGCCCCCGCACGAAAGACGGTCGCAGATTCTGAAGATTCAAGTAGCAGCGACGACGAGGAGCTTCGAAGATGTCGGGAGGCAGTGTGGGAAGCACAACCCCTCAAGACAAAAG ATGCAGGCAGCGATGTGAAACAATCAAAACG AATTGTTGTTGCGGAACATGAACACGATGGGAATGAGCTCCAGGTCACTCGAGGCTTTCAAACACATGTGGCTAAAAAGTTAGACCATTTACTTGACAG tttaatttcagagaagCAGCCTGAAACTTCAACCTGTGTGGAGTTGGCAAaatgtggtgatgatgatgaag GATTCCGTTTGTTTTCAACATCAGTTCCTGGACAGGCAGCTGAAGAACCTCCAGCCCCAGTCAGACGTCGACCTATTCCCAGCTCAAG tgaTAGCGACAGTGACATGGAAACACGGCTGAAAGAGGCAGCGGTGTCAATCAAAGATCTTTTACCGGCATTTTTACTGCCCGCGACAGAGTCAAAGGAAGAGATTCCCagcacagaaaaaagaaagaaaaagaagaagaaaaagaaagtagaaGAGGGAGAGGAGAATCATATTgtcaagaaaaagaagaaactgaATCAAGAAGTGACTGAGAAGGTGGACTCAGAATCTGCTCATAATGGTCAAAACAGCGGTGACCACAATGATTCAGACAATGCACAAACACAGGtcaaagtgaaaaagaaaaagaagaagagaaaatcaACAGAGGCAAATACAGAGGGAGAGGTTGTGAGCTGA
- the c9h12orf43 gene encoding protein CUSTOS isoform X2 produces the protein MSGGSVGSTTPQDKRIVVAEHEHDGNELQVTRGFQTHVAKKLDHLLDSLISEKQPETSTCVELAKCGDDDEGFRLFSTSVPGQAAEEPPAPVRRRPIPSSSDSDSDMETRLKEAAVSIKDLLPAFLLPATESKEEIPSTEKRKKKKKKKKVEEGEENHIVKKKKKLNQEVTEKVDSESAHNGQNSGDHNDSDNAQTQVKVKKKKKKRKSTEANTEGEVVS, from the exons ATGTCGGGAGGCAGTGTGGGAAGCACAACCCCTCAAGACAAAAG AATTGTTGTTGCGGAACATGAACACGATGGGAATGAGCTCCAGGTCACTCGAGGCTTTCAAACACATGTGGCTAAAAAGTTAGACCATTTACTTGACAG tttaatttcagagaagCAGCCTGAAACTTCAACCTGTGTGGAGTTGGCAAaatgtggtgatgatgatgaag GATTCCGTTTGTTTTCAACATCAGTTCCTGGACAGGCAGCTGAAGAACCTCCAGCCCCAGTCAGACGTCGACCTATTCCCAGCTCAAG tgaTAGCGACAGTGACATGGAAACACGGCTGAAAGAGGCAGCGGTGTCAATCAAAGATCTTTTACCGGCATTTTTACTGCCCGCGACAGAGTCAAAGGAAGAGATTCCCagcacagaaaaaagaaagaaaaagaagaagaaaaagaaagtagaaGAGGGAGAGGAGAATCATATTgtcaagaaaaagaagaaactgaATCAAGAAGTGACTGAGAAGGTGGACTCAGAATCTGCTCATAATGGTCAAAACAGCGGTGACCACAATGATTCAGACAATGCACAAACACAGGtcaaagtgaaaaagaaaaagaagaagagaaaatcaACAGAGGCAAATACAGAGGGAGAGGTTGTGAGCTGA
- the unc119b gene encoding protein unc-119 homolog B yields the protein MNGSRSKAAPAVSKTQTDADSERKTGGGMLKKLKSRRNQTDKWPVVTEDELRALGRDISPDHVLGLRAVTEDYLCKPEDNIYNIDFTRFKIRDLETGTVLFEIAKPPNNIPVESEEESADIDSSAGRFVRYQFTPAFLKLRTVGATVEFTVGDRPINSFRMIERHYFQGRLLKNFDFDFGFCIPNSRNTCEHIYEFPQLPEDLIRQMVAHPYETRSDSFYFVDNKLIMHNKADYAYNGGL from the exons ATGAACGGCTCTCGAAGTAAAGCGGCACCGGCAGTCAGTAAAACACAAACGGACGCAGACTCGGAGAGAAAAACGGGTGGAGGAATGCTAAAAAAGCTGAAATCGAGGCGCAATCAGACGGATAAGTGGCCTGTGGTCACAGAGGATGAACTCAGAGCGTTAGGAAGGGATATTTCTCCGGACCATGTCCTCGGTCTCCGGGCCGTTACTGAGG ACTATCTGTGCAAACCTGAAGACAATATCTACAATATTGACTTCACACGGTTCAAAATCAGAGATCTTGAGACTGGAACAGTCCTGTTTGAGATTGCCAAGCCTCCCAACAACA TTCCTGTAGAGAGTGAAGAGGAGAGTGCAGACATAGACAGCAGTGCCGGGCGTTTTGTACGATATCAGTTTACACCTGCCTTCTTGAAACTGCGCACAGTTGGTGCAAC TGTGGAGTTCACAGTGGGTGACCGGCCCATTAACAGCTTTCGTATGATTGAGAGGCACTACTTCCAGGGGCGTCTTCTGAAGAACTTTGACTTCGACTTCGGCTTCTGCATCCCCAACAGTCGGAACACTTGTGAGCACATCTATGAGTTTCCACAACTGCCGGAGGATCTAA tTCGCCAAATGGTGGCGCACCCTTACGAGACCAGATCAGATAGTTTCTACTTTGTGGACAACAAACTCATCATGCACAACAAGGCAGACTATGCCTACAATGGAGGTCTGTGA
- the pop5 gene encoding ribonuclease P/MRP protein subunit POP5: MVRIKSRHLLCEINVTDRNCLLLLDDRAVLAAVKDTVLRMHGDYGAARCSIGFSVKYLNAHTGIVFLRFPKNCYKLLWSALPFITSIESRGHKISCFFNCLHVGGTIRTCQKFLIRYNTQQLHRMLPKCKNEEEKQEIRQAILNCSLLRGKKEAFEEASESEEDEEE; this comes from the exons ATGGTGCGGATAAAGTCGAG GCATTTACTCTGCGAGATCAATGTGACAGACAGGAACTGCCTGCTGTTGCTGGATGACCGGGCGGTTTTAGCCGCAGTGAAGGATACGGTTCTCCGCATGCATGGGGACTACGGAGCAGCTCGCTGTAGCATCGGTTTCTCAG TGAAATATCTGAATGCTCACACTGGAATCGTATTCCTGCGTTTCCCCAAAAACTGCTACAAGCTACTTTGGTCTGCACTGCCTTTTATTACCAGCATTGAATCAAGAGGGCATAAAATCTCCTGTTTTTTTAACTGTTTGCATGTTGGAG GAACAATAAGAACATGTCAGAAGTTTCTGATCCGATACAACACCCAGCAGCTCCATCGAATGCTCccgaaatgtaaaaatgaag AGGAAAAACAAGAGATTCGTCAAGCAATTCTGAACTGCTCTCTGTTGAGAGGCAAAAAGGAAGCGTTTGAAgaagcatcagaaagtgaagaggatgaggaagagtAA